The Bradyrhizobium barranii subsp. barranii genome segment TCCCCGACGTTCCGACCTTCCAGGAGCTCGGCTACAAGGACGTCGAGATGTACATCTGGGCCGGGCTCTTTGCACAGAGTGCGCTTCCTGCGCCGGTCGCGAGCCGCCTGCGCGAAGCGATGGCGCAGGTGATGACGAGCCCGGATGTGCTCAGGAGCTTCGAGGCCTCGGGCAGTCTGGCCGCCTATCAGGACGCGCCGGCATTCTCGCAATTCGTGGCGACGGACAGCGCGCGGCTGATCACGGCGGTGAAGAAGATCGGCCGGGTGGAATAGGTTCCCGTCGCACTTTCACATTATTTTGTTGGTTCAGAACCTGACCGCGTCTCATTGATTGAAGACAAATCAAGGAAAGCGAGAAGGATCGGGACATGCGAACAGAGCGAATTGCGCTGGGTCTGGCGCTTGCAGTCAGCGGCATCGTCGCGCAGGGCGCGGCATCAGCCCAGGACTATCGCGGCACAATGGAACAGCAGATGGCGTGCACGCCGGATGTCTGGCGCCTGTGCAGCGACCAGATTCCGGATACGAACCGCATTGTGGCCTGCCTGCAGCAGAACACGCCGCAGCTTTCGAGCGCATGCCGGGCGGTGTTCCAGTCGAACAACCAGGCTCAGCCTCAGCAGCCTGTCCCGCGCGGCCGGGCTGTGCCGCCGCCGCGCTACAACAATGCGCCGCCGGCTGTCGCCGCGCCACCACGTCCCCATGATGATGACAACGACTAGAGCATGATCCGGAAAAGTGTGATGCGATTTTCCGAAGAAGTCATGCTCAAGTCATAACCTGAAGCGACCGTCTCACTCCCGACTCGTTTGGCGCTCCCGCTTGCTGTTCGGCTCGGGTCGCTGCCGGAGCGCTGTCCGCAAGAGGGCACCGAAGAGCAATGCTGCGACTGGCCAATGGAACCAGATCTTGTGCATGCCGGTGAAAACGTTGATCAGAATCAGAAAGCCCGAAACCGTGAGGGCCACTGCGACCGGGCGGGGCAGCTTCGCCAGCCAATCCGAGACGAAGCCCATCCAGGTGGATGGCTCGTGCCTGCTGTCAATCCATCGCGCGCCAGTTTCCGAATCTGCAACTGCCCGCCCCTGCGGAGGGAGGCTTTCGTCAACCGGGAAGCTCCGTCGCCCAGCGCTTTGGCCGCTCATGGCCACGCGATAGCTGGTCATGGGAGCAACGTTCTTCATTGGTCGCTGGCCGAGACAGTCGAAGCCAACGGACAATTTGTTGTGCACCTGATCGTAGACGGAGCTTGAGATCACGACGCCGCCGGGTTCGGCGAGCTCT includes the following:
- a CDS encoding adenylate/guanylate cyclase domain-containing protein, which encodes MADDKVKRRLTTVLCADVQGYSRLMEADETGTLETLRRYRTAFAGLVERHDGRIVNTWGDAVIAEFASVVEAVQCAVEIQQEISNQDSDPPHANPMRFRIGINLGDVMVDGSDIYGDGVNIASRLQELAEPGGVVISSSVYDQVHNKLSVGFDCLGQRPMKNVAPMTSYRVAMSGQSAGRRSFPVDESLPPQGRAVADSETGARWIDSRHEPSTWMGFVSDWLAKLPRPVAVALTVSGFLILINVFTGMHKIWFHWPVAALLFGALLRTALRQRPEPNSKRERQTSRE
- a CDS encoding cysteine rich repeat-containing protein — protein: MRTERIALGLALAVSGIVAQGAASAQDYRGTMEQQMACTPDVWRLCSDQIPDTNRIVACLQQNTPQLSSACRAVFQSNNQAQPQQPVPRGRAVPPPRYNNAPPAVAAPPRPHDDDND